AATAGGGGTAGTTGTCATGGCGGTCTTCAAGGAAGCAAAGGCACAGTCAGCCTCTTCACTCCATGCGAACTGCCCTTTCCGTAATAACTGGGTCAATGGTCTTGCGAGGAGACCATAGTTTCGCACAAATTTTCGGTAGTATCCTATGAGACCGAGAAATCCCCGTAGTGCAGTAATATTTTTGGGCGGAGGCCAGCGGAGCATAGCATCAATCTTGCGAGAGTCCACCGTTACACCTACTGGTGTAATAATGTGACTGAGGTATTCTACCTCCTGTTGGCCAAAAATACACTTGGAAGGTTTGATGTAAAAGAAATGCTTGACCAATATTCCAAGAGTAGTCCGAAGTTGACGTAAATGATCAGGCCAAGTTTTActgtaaatcaaaatatcataaaaaaatgcaagaaTAAAATGCCGTAAATGAACCTTAAAAATTGAATTCATGGCGGCTTGAAAAGTCAAAGGCGCATTGCaaaacccaaatggcatcaccaaATATTCAAAGTGACCATGATGGGTGCGAAAAGCCGTTTTATGGACATCGTCCGGCTGAACCCGAATTTGATGGTAGCCCGCTCGGAGATctagtttagaaaaataagtCGTGCCAAATAACTCATCTAGCATATCCTCATTAGTGGGAATTGGGAAACGGTCTTTGATAGTCGCCTTATTCAAGGCTCGATAGTTAGTGCAAAAGCGCCAagttccatctttttttttaaccaacaGGACGGGGAACGAAAAGGGGCTAGTACTGGGACAGATCAAGCCCGTAGATAGCATCTCCTCCACTTGGCgttcaatttcatttttctgaAAGTGGGCATACCGATATGGTACTACATTGACGGGTGCAGcttcatttttcagcaagaTGCGATGGTCAAACGTTCGCGAGGGTGGCAATTCCTGTGGAGTGTTCAATACCTGCTGGTGCTCCAATAAAATAGCATGAATTTCTGGATTCAAATTTGGAGTGGAATCCACTGGAAGTGCTGGCTCACTCTCAATCACAGCCAAGCAAAATAGCTTAGCACCGTGCTTCCATTCCAGCAGCAGTGCATTAACGTCTAAAACCATAGAGGGACCCATGGGTTCGGCCTGAATTATAAATTTTCGATTGCCAATAGCAAATTCCATAGAGCGACGAGCATAATCATGTACCACACAACCCAATCCTTCAAGCCACTGATAGCCCAGAACAAGGTCCAGGCCTCGAATTGGTAAGGCAAATAGTGTCGTCTCGAAGAAAAATCCTTGGATGCAAATAGGTACCTTCTCATACTTAGCTTGACAAGCGAGTTTCTCCCCACTAGCAACTCGGACGTAAAATGGAGTGATAGGTGTAACTGCGAGATTCAATCAATTAACCATCGTTTGGTTAATAAAGTTATGGCTAGATCCTCCGTCGATCAGTGCGTTAATTTCTTGCCGGTTGACCAGAGCACGTACCCGTATAGTACGATTGCCAATACTCCCTGACAATGCATGGAGTGAAATAAGTGGGTCTGTTGGTATATCCGTAGGCGGCAATTCTTCTTCATCATCCTTTTTTACATCAAATGGACTTTTAGCTTCAATGAAACATGACTAAGCTTGACAACGATGTCTTGGAACAAATTTCTCGTCATAGTTAAAACTGAGATTTTTTTCACGTCGAAGTCGCATCTCGTCAAATGGTAAATGTTTCATTGCATTCATGGGTGCAGGCTTGGTAGTGAGTAGCGGAGTAGTGGTGTTGGTGGGAATAGCAGTGCCCATAAGGCGAGTGTTGGAAGAAACACTGCCAGATGGCTTGCAGCCCCTCTGTAGCTTCTCATCCTGGCGTTTGGCCAGGTCTATAGCATTCTTCAGTCCCTTAGGCCGAAACATACAAACCTCAATCGCAATATCTTCCTTTAATCCTCCCATAAAAGCACCTAATAATGCTTTCTTTGGCCAACCAGTCACTCGGTTAGCCAGCTTCTCAAATTCCTGTTGATACTCCCGAAAGGTGCCCCTCTGTTTAATCTTGCTAAGCGCCTCGTCATAGTCTTTGAAATCTGTTGGTCCAAAACGGCACAAGATTCCCTTCTCAAATTTGTGCCAGGAGATGGTCTTTCCGTCATGAGAACGGTTGTACCATTGCCACCATTGGTTGGCTTTGCCCTCAAGATGGTAGGCAGCGAGCGTCACTTTCTTTTTGCCCTGAATTTCCTAAGTAGCAAAATATTGTTTAACATGGTCAAGCCAAACAGTTGGATCTTCACCTGCAAAACAAGGGAAGTCGAGCTTTACGTGAGAATGCATGCATAAATTCTTGTCTGTAGCTGTGGTGCGACCCTCATCGGTTTCCGTATCAGATGCTAGAGAGGAACGAGAACCATCGTTCTCGCTTTCAGCAGATGCATTCGTGCCGGAACTCTTGGAGCTGGTAGAATGTGGTGATGATGGTGGACTATCCTTGGGCAGATGTCGTTTCGAAGCCTTGCGGCGACGATCCGAATCCCGACTAGAAGAGCGGGAGGCCAactcttgaagaagagtttgggTGGTCACACTCGTCTCTTGCATAGCTTGCATGCCGCGGCGCAATTCCAACACAGCTTCTTCGAGTTGCTCAAAGCGAACCATATTCGTCTTTGCGGGATCAGCCATGGACAgcgggaaggaaaaaaaattgaccggctcttgataccaattgatAGGTACAAGCACCCAAGTTCTCTGCTCACGGTGCAGAGAGACCAATATTCAATTCACGGTATTGAGAAgaccatgttttattgattactTCTGGCATCAAAAACCATTGCCCATTCCCATCATTGGTTATAAACCAATTACATCAAAAGGAAACAATGGTTGAATAAAGAAACAATaccaacaaagaaagtaaacgATCTTAAcgtaaggaaaagaaataaaataacatctctgcatggaaaaaaaaaatattggaaagTCAGCTTGCCAATTCAAGCTACGTAGTCGGCCAGCTATACGTTCGATTTAGTAGCCCTCATGCTTCTACGTGGTGTGGCTTCATGCGTAACCGTATCACAGAACAAAGAGAGCATGGACAAACCTCAACAAGGCCAGGCCATCGGGAGAAGGGTGACGGTCATGGCGGTTATACTTAGTTCCATATACCTCCGATTTGGGGAGTGTAGATATGTAGTCAGGGTCAGAATCCATAAATGATATAAGTTCAGGGATCACTGCTCGCCTTGATAAATAGACCCAATGCTACCAAGATAGATGAAGATCAGAGATCATCTTCCATTTCCCAAAAACTAAATCAAACTGTGATATGTGGAAGCTACAGTTCTATTTCCCACATGCTCTACAATTTTGTTTACTTCTTAGACATGAGATATTTAGCACATtttatgatataaattcatcACTATATTCACTTCTCTCAAGCATTCAGCTGAATGTCACTTTGCAAATAAGTCTCTgcaaatttgaacatgccatgCCATTATTCCATTCCATTGTTATTTGTCTTCAGacttttaaggaaaataaaataaaaatggatatgttaaaagaaaagggaaaaaggaaagtaTGAATGGCATCTATACCAGAGGCTACAAATGAAAATAGAAGAGATTTACAAATGAACCAATGTTGCAAATACAACACGCTCTTTCATagctttttatttgaattcaatgtttgatatttattttcaattgtcATGTATGATATTTACTTTACAACAATGTATATAATGGGACAAGATACAACAACAacatacataaacacaaacttCCACATAACTCTGATCACATAAAAGTTGATCAGGATTTGGAAGGGACCTCCTTTCTTTGGGAACCTTCTTTCAGTTCAACTTCTGTATGGACAAAAGAAGTGAGCTATATCTCAAGTAAAGAAAACAATGTGAGGAAATCAAATCATGTCGTGACAACTAAGAAATTCAATTATGCACGGATACACTTGATATTGAAGAAAGTTGTGTGGATACAGtaatctgaaaaaataaatgcgATTTTGAGGCATGTAGAACATTATTTTTAAGGTGATAATTGCCCCTACTCCAAAAAGTTTGCTACTGGGTTACATGCAATTCACCTCCAGGATACAACAAAGTCACCAATTGCAGATAGCAATTCTGAAGTCTTTCTTTCAGAATTTCTCTACAAAATTGTGTAAGTGACTGAAAAAATAAGAGAATGGAATGAATAAATTCTTGGGTCTCATCCTCTATTTATAGAGGGTGAAGTGACACCATGTGAAAAATTATAACTCTTAACTTGTGACTTTTCAACTGATAGTTATAGTTTAAAGGTCATGTTGTTTCATTTAGAGACCAAAGAACATGCTTGGTCACTGGTTAGACACCTCTCTCCCTAAAGGGAGGTCACTGGTCACTGGTGCCTCTTCGGCCCACCCTAGACACTGTGTCTCTTCGGACCATGCGTGGTACCTCTTCGGCCAAACCGGTTCAGCCAATGCGTGGTGTCTCTTTAGCCCAAGCATTACGTCTCTTCAGCCCAACCTGTTCAACCCAAGCATTATGTCTATTCAAGTCCAAGCATTATCATGTGTGTGGTATTTCCATTCTTAACGTATAGAGTCTTGGTTAAGCCTAGGCCACTATTGACTTTGTTAAGAATTTGAGATACTTACGCTAATTGAAAGTTTAAGTCGAGAGATACCTTCTTGTATGCATGAGAATATCAGTATTTGACTAAAAATTTAATATCGCAATCTAAGTGGGGgattgttatatttattatagattgtgatattaaatatgtgaatttattaaatgttggttgttatatattttagtgAGCCATTATCTCAAAGAAATACATTGGTTCAATGGTAGTGATGTGTTGTTTCAAATGAAAGTGCACTTGTGGAGTTTCGTTTGAAACAACACATCACTACCATTGAACCAATGCATTTCTTTGAGATAATAGTacactaaaatatataataacccACATTcaataaattcacatatttaatatcacaatctataataaatataacaatctcccacttagattgcaatattaaatttttagtcAAATACTGATATTCTCATGCATACAAGAAGGTATCTCTTGACTTAAACTTTCAATTAGTATAAGTATTTCAAATTCTTAACAAAGTCAATGGTGGCCTAGGCTTAGGCTTGAACCAAGACTCTATACATTAAGAACGGAAATACCACACACATGATTCCATCCAATTTTAGCGAGATAACTCACAAATTATTTGCACTAATACACGTGCTCCATCTTGGCATTCATGAACATTTACAAAAGTAAACCTTAAACTTTTACTAGAAGTTATCCTCACCTCTTATGTTCACATAGGTAAAGTTCCTTTCATGATTCTGTTACTTCAGACACTAATTCAACTATTGAACTTTATTAAGAGCATAATACTCATTCTACATTTAGCATAACAGCTAGCACTGACCATCTTGGAAGGGTTTctaacattaaattaaatttcagtGCTATTCTAGCTACTTAACTGTAACTTGTTATTACACATTAAACATTAGACTATTTATTAATAGTGTAAGGTTGGGTTCCTATTACAGgtgactttttaaaaaaaaggtttcaaACTCATTCCATTATATGTACTATTCACCAAATATCTTGAGAATCCCTTTGTGAAAGGATCTGCCAAGTTTTTACTTGACCGCACATATATAATAGTGATAATTCCATCACTAACTAATTGTTTGACATATTTATGTCTCAAGCTAGTATGTCTAGATTTTCCATTATAGACTTTACTATAAGCCCTAGACATAGTAGCTTCACTATCATAGTGCAAATAAATGGCTGACATCGGTTGTGACTACAATTTATGTCAAATAACAAATTCCTCAACCCTTTGCCTGCTGCCGCCAAGGCTACAAATTTAGATTCCATAATATAATGTCAAATACACGTCTGTTTCTTAGAAGCCCATGAGACAACTTCACTACCAAGGGTGAAAACCCAAACAGGTGTAGCCTTATTATCACTTGCACTAGTAATCCAACTAGCATCACAATATCCTTCTAGTACAGCAAGAAAATTGGTATAATACAGTTCTAACGAACCAGTTCTTTTAAGATACCCAAGGACTCTACCAATTACTTTCCAATACTCCGTACTAGGATTACTTGTATATCTAGAAAGTTTACATACTACAAAGGAAATATCTGGCTTAGTGCAATGCATAGCATACATTAAACTACCAATTGCACTAGCATATTCCAACTGAGCAACCGCTCTATCAGAATTCTCAGTTAATTTAAATGAATAGTCATATGGTGTATTTGCTTCTTTAATTCCTAGATGTTGAAATTTAAGAAGCATTTTCTCAATGTAATGAGATTGACATAAAGCATAATCCCCACTATGTTTCTTTACTTTGACATCCAAAATAGTGTCAACTTCATTAAGATTCTTCATTTTGAACTTTGAACATAAATACTTCTTAGTTTTAGATATTCCTTCCATATTTGTTCCAAATATAAGTAAGTCATCCACATAAAGACATATTATTACACCATAACAATCAGTGAATTTAGAATAAATACATTTATTAGCATTATTATGCCGAAATCCATGAGATAAAATTACTGAATCAAATTTCTCATGCCATTGTTTTGGTGCTTGCTTTAAATTCATAcaatgatttaattaatttGCAAACTTTCTTTTCTTGCCCATGCATAACAAATCCTTCTGGTTGTTCCATGTATACCTCTTCATCCAGTTTACCATTTAGAAAAGCAATTTTAACATCTATTTGGTgtacatataaattatatattgaagCCAGTGTTATAAGCACTCTAATGGATGTAAATCTAGCCACTGGGGTATACGTATCAAAATAATCTATGCcttctttttgtttaaaaccTTTGGCTACTAATCTGACCTTAAAAGTTTGAAGAGATCCATCtgtattatattttcttctaaatacCCACTTACAACCAATAGGTTTTGATCTTAGAGGCAAGTCAACTAAAATCTAAGTATTATTtgacaatattgagtctatttCATCATTTATAGCCTCTTTCCACAATGCAACATCTTTAGAACTAAATGTTTTTGGATCTTCTTCTATATTTGATAGAAtgggtattttatttaaagcttCATCTCTATTTCcttccaaaaggaaaacaatggcCTGAGATGACACAAAATCTGGATCCAAACTTTTCTCTTTTCTGACTCTTTGACTTCTCCTCAGTTCAACCAATGTGTCAAGAATTATACAACTCTTTTTCCGACTTAAATCAAATTCTGGTGTTTTAGTAGGATCTGATACTGCTTTGGAGTCATTATAGAATTTGTCTTCAATAAACTCTACATCCTTCAATTCTACTATAACGCTAGAATTCAAATCCAAAAGTCTATATGCTTTTGAATTCTCAGCATATCCTACAAAAACACTGTTAATTGCCCTAGGacctaattttgttctttttgggTTTGAAACTCTATAAAAGGCTAAACAGCCCCATATCCTTAAGTACTCCAGATTTGGTTTCCTGTCTTTGCACAATTCATATGGTGAAACTTTGAATTTCATAGAAGGTATTCTATTATGCAAATAACATGCCGTGAACAATGCTTAATCCCAcaaattaaaagataattttgCATTCAAGATCATAGCATTTAACATATCAACTAGTgtcctattttttctttctgctaaaccattttgttgtggggtATAGGGTGCACTAGTTTGATGTATTATGTCATTCTCCTCGCATTATAAAGAAAATTCAGTAGGAAAATATTCACCACCTTTGTCACCGCGAAGtatcttaattttcttttccttttgattttcaacaacaaacttataatatttgaaCATATTGAAGGCTTTATCCTTACTTTTCATTAAGTATACATATCTATATCttgaaaaattatcaataaaagtaataaaatatctaTTGTCTCCTTTAGTTAAAATACCATTTAGTTCACAAATATCAAAATGCATAAGTTCTAATAATTGTATATTTCTATCTATTTTAGGAAAATGTTTCTTTGTCATTTTTGCTTAAATGCAAATTTCACATTTAGCACCATGTCCACGATTATATGGAATTAAACCATGTTTAGATATAAactttaaagatttaaaattc
This is a stretch of genomic DNA from Carya illinoinensis cultivar Pawnee chromosome 15, C.illinoinensisPawnee_v1, whole genome shotgun sequence. It encodes these proteins:
- the LOC122296883 gene encoding uncharacterized protein LOC122296883, with protein sequence MADPAKTNMVRFEQLEEAVLELRRGMQAMQETSVTTQTLLQELASRSSSRDSDRRRKASKRHLPKDSPPSSPHSTSSKSSGTNASAESENDGSRSSLASDTETDEGRTTATDKNLCMHSHEIQGKKKVTLAAYHLEGKANQWWQWYNRSHDGKTISWHKFEKGILCRFGPTDFKDYDEALSKIKQRGTFREYQQEFEKLANRVTGWPKKALLGAFMGGLKEDIAIEVCMFRPKGLKNAIDLAKRQDEKLQRGCKPSGSVSSNTRLMGTAIPTNTTTPLLTTKPAPMNAMKHLPFDEMRLRPKSPFDVKKDDEEELPPTDIPTDPLISLHALSGSIGNLTPITPFYVRVASGEKLACQAKYEKVPICIQGFFFETTLFALPIRGLDLVLGYQWLEGLGCVVHDYARRSMEFAIGNRKFIIQAEPMGPSMVLDVNALLLEWKHGAKLFCLAVIESEPALPVDSTPNLNPEIHAILLEHQQVLNTPQELPPSRTFDHRILLKNEAAPVNVVPYRYAHFQKNEIERQVEEMLSTGLICPSTSPFSFPVLLVKKKDGTWRFCTNYRALNKATIKDRFPIPTNEDMLDELFGTTYFSKLDLRAGYHQIRVQPDDVHKTAFRTHHGHFEYLVMPFGFCNAPLTFQAAMNSIFKVHLRHFILAFFYDILIYSKTWPDHLRQLRTTLGILVKHFFYIKPSKCIFGQQEVEYLSHIITPVGVTVDSRKIDAMLRWPPPKNITALRGFLGLIGYYRKFVRNYGLLARPLTQLLRKGQFAWSEEADCAFASLKTAMTTTPILALPNFSKDFMIETDASGLGMGAMLSQNDRPIAFLSKAIELAKKSWSTYEILVTLLTGQTVQNLYKPKKSSSSPRTTGLNYELVAISGPIWEIWDDLRKATKEDAILGPLERQLQADPLSVAGHNLKNGCIMREGHILVPEVLAIKEALLHEFHNSTVGGHSGILRTYKRLLCFFTGEA